One stretch of Rosistilla oblonga DNA includes these proteins:
- a CDS encoding phosphoribosylanthranilate isomerase, with amino-acid sequence MFRIKICGVRAAEDVRAAEAAGADCIGLNFYPASVRYLQPEAAALLVQNTSTLQSAGVFVNEPVDRIREIAAAVKLDWVQLHGDETLQIGSDLIAADLSVIRAVRLPTTQLTAATIDAIVLPWAEIGARILLDADGGPQFGGSGQRLDWDGIGRWAAQTSLDDWILAGGLNPDNVGDAIRRSRAAAVDVASGTESAPGQKDPAKIAAFVDNAKAAWA; translated from the coding sequence GTGTTCCGTATCAAGATTTGTGGCGTCCGCGCGGCCGAAGACGTTCGCGCGGCAGAAGCCGCCGGCGCCGATTGCATCGGGCTGAACTTCTATCCTGCCAGCGTTCGCTATCTGCAGCCCGAAGCCGCGGCGCTGCTAGTTCAAAACACGTCGACGCTGCAAAGCGCCGGCGTGTTCGTTAATGAACCCGTCGATCGAATCCGAGAGATCGCCGCGGCGGTGAAGCTCGATTGGGTGCAGCTGCACGGCGACGAGACGCTTCAAATCGGCAGCGATCTGATCGCCGCCGACCTATCCGTGATCCGAGCCGTTCGCTTGCCGACGACGCAGCTGACCGCCGCGACGATCGACGCGATCGTCTTGCCGTGGGCCGAGATCGGAGCCCGGATCCTGTTGGATGCCGATGGCGGTCCACAATTTGGTGGCTCCGGCCAACGGCTAGACTGGGACGGCATCGGACGCTGGGCTGCACAGACGTCTCTTGACGACTGGATTCTGGCGGGCGGGCTGAATCCCGATAACGTAGGCGATGCGATTCGTCGCAGCCGCGCCGCAGCAGTCGATGTCGCCAGCGGAACCGAGAGTGCTCCGGGCCAGAAAGACCCGGCAAAGATCGCGGCGTTTGTCGACAACGCAAAAGCGGCGTGGGCTTAA
- a CDS encoding lactonase family protein, which produces MGTAETLDVWFGTTTPKDGLSKGIYHASFNTETGKLTTPELAFGIGSPGFLALHPNGKVLYCTGTIDGEPLLTALSIESGADGEKLKLINAAAIGDGGAAHLSVDQTGKALFSAQYGGGSTAMFELAEDGEILQRSDLKKHSGGSGVVGKRQDKPHAHWVGTSPDNRFVMVPDLGLDKVVIYELDLDELKLNDHGFGSVPAGGGPRHMKFHPDGKHVYVLNELALSVTVFDYDPEAGTMTAIQTIPTVTEESKAKENHSSGSEIRVHPTGKFVYSANRGHDTITAYSVDPEDGKLTLIEEEPIRGSWPRNFNLDPTGKWLIAAGRDSNTAAVFSIDQETGELTFTQHSAMVPTPICVLFSKP; this is translated from the coding sequence ATGGGAACCGCCGAGACGCTGGATGTTTGGTTCGGTACGACGACCCCGAAAGACGGTTTGAGCAAAGGCATCTACCACGCCTCGTTTAACACCGAGACGGGGAAGCTGACGACGCCCGAGTTGGCTTTCGGGATTGGGAGCCCCGGTTTCCTGGCGCTCCATCCCAACGGCAAGGTGCTGTATTGCACTGGCACGATCGATGGCGAACCGCTGTTGACGGCGCTTTCGATCGAATCGGGAGCCGATGGCGAGAAGTTGAAGTTGATCAACGCCGCGGCGATAGGTGACGGCGGCGCGGCGCATCTGTCGGTCGATCAAACCGGCAAGGCACTCTTTTCAGCCCAATACGGCGGCGGATCGACAGCGATGTTCGAACTCGCTGAAGATGGCGAGATCTTGCAACGCAGCGATCTGAAAAAGCACTCCGGTGGTTCGGGAGTCGTCGGCAAACGCCAAGACAAGCCGCACGCGCACTGGGTTGGCACATCGCCCGACAATCGGTTTGTGATGGTTCCCGATCTCGGGCTCGACAAGGTTGTGATCTATGAACTCGACTTGGACGAACTGAAGCTGAACGACCACGGTTTTGGCAGCGTTCCTGCCGGTGGCGGCCCACGCCACATGAAGTTCCATCCCGATGGAAAACACGTCTACGTCCTGAATGAACTGGCTCTGTCGGTTACTGTCTTCGATTACGATCCCGAAGCGGGAACGATGACGGCGATTCAAACGATTCCAACCGTCACCGAGGAATCGAAGGCAAAAGAGAATCACAGCAGCGGATCGGAGATTCGCGTGCACCCAACGGGCAAGTTTGTTTACTCCGCCAATCGCGGGCACGACACGATCACTGCCTATTCGGTCGACCCGGAAGATGGCAAGTTGACGTTGATCGAAGAGGAACCGATCCGCGGCAGCTGGCCTCGCAACTTCAATCTCGATCCGACCGGCAAGTGGTTGATCGCCGCCGGCCGCGACAGCAACACCGCCGCTGTCTTTTCGATCGATCAGGAGACCGGGGAACTGACCTTCACGCAGCACAGTGCGATGGTTCCGACTCCGATCTGCGTGCTGTTCAGCAAGCCGTAA
- a CDS encoding bifunctional nuclease family protein, protein MPVQMQLARIIISEISDNQVIYLQEVDGDRQFPILIGIFEATNIDRRVKEDYKPPRPLTHDLVVNVAEALGAEVDSVVISGLKEHTYFAQLRLKKDGEIIEIDSRPSDAIAVAVTFSPPLPIYVAEEVLDDAIKS, encoded by the coding sequence ATGCCTGTCCAGATGCAACTGGCTCGGATCATCATCAGCGAGATCAGCGATAACCAAGTGATCTACCTTCAAGAGGTCGACGGGGATCGCCAGTTTCCCATTCTGATCGGTATCTTCGAAGCTACCAACATCGACCGGCGGGTGAAGGAAGACTACAAACCACCGCGCCCATTGACTCACGATCTCGTGGTCAATGTCGCCGAAGCGTTGGGGGCGGAAGTCGATAGCGTCGTGATCAGCGGCTTGAAAGAGCATACCTATTTTGCCCAGCTGCGATTGAAGAAAGATGGGGAGATCATCGAGATCGATTCGCGTCCTTCCGACGCGATCGCGGTCGCGGTGACCTTCAGCCCGCCGCTGCCGATCTACGTCGCCGAAGAAGTGCTCGACGACGCGATCAAATCGTAA
- a CDS encoding ATP-binding protein, with protein MASLFVIRGRDQGKHYALDNARYTIGRDISNDIQLIDSEVSRQHAQVFTEGEFFEVMDLGSSNGTSVNGSPVNRCILKSGDRLQVGATMMIFTGNGEPTTMEGQHGVDIIQQSRQMEGSQIVSSLSRVVDNDAEMESSQVKIDARVEVMYHTALAVGRTLEIPQLLDRILRLVFDWVAADRGCIMLSDPETKELRPAARCDRSEGPIKDRIAISRTILDYVIEKNEGVRTRDAKDDGRWDSGQSIVRMGIREAICVPLQGRYDVVGAMYVDTFTPPGHFVDADEQGRFVDEHLKLMTAIGHQAALAIEDTFYYSSLLQSERLAAMGQTIATLSHHIKNILQGIRGGSYLIETGLDRNDNEAVRKGWAMVDKNQDKISNLVLDMLTFSKEREPELAEGDLNATVADVVELMQVRADEADCHLEVQLDKSLPSACFDADAMHRAVLNIVTNAIDAVDSADREDGVQQPSVRISTSYVAGEGFYIDIADNGPGIDAADIEKIFSLFESKKGARGTGLGLPVSQKIMQEHGGEILLESQRGSGTKFRLHLPAADSAPDTLI; from the coding sequence ATGGCTTCGCTGTTCGTAATTCGTGGTCGAGACCAAGGCAAGCACTACGCGCTGGACAACGCGCGGTACACGATTGGCCGGGATATCAGCAACGACATTCAGTTGATCGATTCGGAGGTCTCGCGGCAACACGCGCAGGTTTTCACCGAGGGAGAGTTCTTCGAGGTGATGGACCTGGGCAGCAGCAACGGGACGTCGGTCAATGGCAGCCCCGTTAATCGCTGTATCCTCAAGAGCGGCGATCGGTTGCAAGTTGGGGCGACGATGATGATCTTCACCGGCAACGGTGAACCGACGACGATGGAGGGGCAGCACGGCGTCGACATCATTCAACAATCGCGGCAGATGGAAGGGTCGCAGATTGTTTCCTCGCTCTCTCGCGTCGTCGACAACGATGCCGAGATGGAGTCGTCGCAGGTCAAGATCGATGCTCGTGTGGAGGTGATGTACCACACGGCGCTCGCCGTCGGCCGGACGTTGGAGATTCCACAACTGTTAGATCGGATCTTGCGACTTGTTTTCGATTGGGTCGCCGCCGATCGCGGCTGCATCATGCTCTCGGATCCCGAAACAAAAGAACTCCGCCCCGCCGCACGCTGCGATCGAAGCGAGGGGCCGATCAAAGACCGGATCGCGATCAGCCGCACGATCCTCGACTATGTGATCGAGAAAAACGAAGGCGTTCGAACTCGCGACGCCAAAGACGATGGGCGTTGGGACAGCGGGCAATCGATCGTTCGGATGGGCATCCGCGAAGCGATCTGCGTTCCGCTGCAAGGACGTTACGACGTTGTCGGGGCGATGTATGTCGATACCTTCACGCCACCGGGCCACTTTGTCGATGCCGACGAACAGGGACGTTTTGTCGATGAACATCTGAAACTGATGACAGCGATCGGCCATCAAGCCGCGCTGGCGATCGAAGATACGTTCTATTATTCGTCGCTGTTGCAGAGCGAACGCTTGGCGGCGATGGGGCAGACGATCGCCACGCTGTCGCATCACATCAAGAACATTTTGCAGGGGATTCGCGGCGGCAGCTACTTGATCGAGACCGGGTTGGACCGCAACGACAACGAAGCGGTTCGCAAAGGCTGGGCGATGGTCGACAAGAACCAAGACAAGATCTCGAACCTTGTGCTGGACATGCTCACGTTCAGCAAGGAACGCGAACCGGAACTGGCCGAGGGGGATCTCAACGCGACGGTCGCCGACGTCGTCGAATTGATGCAGGTCCGCGCCGACGAAGCCGATTGTCACCTGGAAGTACAGCTCGATAAATCGCTCCCCTCGGCCTGCTTCGATGCCGATGCGATGCACCGCGCGGTTCTGAACATCGTGACCAATGCGATCGATGCGGTCGACAGCGCCGATCGCGAAGATGGCGTTCAACAACCGAGCGTTCGGATTTCGACAAGCTACGTCGCTGGCGAAGGGTTTTATATCGATATCGCCGACAATGGTCCGGGGATCGATGCGGCTGATATCGAAAAGATCTTCTCGCTGTTTGAGTCGAAAAAAGGGGCTCGAGGGACGGGGCTCGGTCTGCCGGTCAGTCAAAAGATCATGCAGGAACATGGCGGCGAGATCTTGCTGGAGAGTCAGCGGGGGAGCGGCACCAAGTTCCGCCTGCACCTGCCCGCCGCCGATTCCGCTCCCGATACGCTGATCTAG
- a CDS encoding MJ0042-type zinc finger domain-containing protein produces the protein MSVLQIRCPGCQAVLRIPATAAGSKVRCSQCKKVLAIPARSPAAADKKSHSQNPAATARAPTAAAATKNDDPFAGLDDSGGGDAFGASAPYSPPSSTPATAASFQPSFSKQPAEPTPVNSAGRPKWLVPAIVGGLLAGAAMIVVTGLGYVAFNRSVKVAGAQQREANAEAKAAATATALRELDAVARDNPIPDTWQRQGTRGVSVLMPAEASIREVASPIQGQLVFRVDGTDPETGGKFWLTEMPVPSGTEVRRDMWLRNLYRYSGATAEEQLDVTRSGVVGKRILLARDGEQTDPVMEVFELSDRLVIVSVQPATTALAEAFFASLTLPSGSDKSDGVPAEQGIAAAPASANPSDGSSTPPQLTGDEARRQKLYLEYRRFAGANNSRSPLPGINARDAVDSLLGKVSENQTQAFLVLHGLTEKQLGEIISEGNSKNWADR, from the coding sequence ATGAGCGTTCTGCAAATTCGCTGTCCTGGCTGCCAAGCTGTGTTGCGAATTCCAGCGACTGCCGCGGGCTCCAAAGTTCGTTGCAGCCAATGCAAAAAGGTGCTTGCGATCCCGGCCCGCTCCCCTGCGGCGGCGGACAAAAAGTCCCACTCCCAGAATCCTGCCGCCACAGCTCGGGCACCAACCGCTGCTGCAGCGACCAAAAACGATGACCCGTTTGCGGGGCTAGATGATTCCGGCGGTGGCGATGCCTTCGGCGCTTCGGCTCCCTATTCGCCACCCTCTTCCACGCCTGCGACCGCTGCTTCGTTTCAGCCTTCGTTTTCCAAACAGCCTGCCGAGCCGACACCGGTCAATTCGGCTGGCCGCCCAAAATGGCTGGTCCCTGCAATCGTCGGCGGTCTGTTGGCGGGTGCCGCAATGATCGTGGTAACCGGGCTGGGCTACGTCGCATTCAATCGTTCGGTCAAGGTAGCTGGTGCACAACAGCGCGAAGCCAACGCGGAGGCGAAAGCTGCAGCAACCGCGACGGCGCTCCGCGAACTCGACGCGGTCGCTCGAGACAATCCGATCCCCGACACATGGCAGCGACAGGGAACGCGTGGCGTTTCGGTGTTGATGCCGGCCGAAGCGAGCATCCGCGAAGTTGCTTCGCCAATCCAAGGTCAACTTGTCTTCCGCGTCGACGGCACCGATCCTGAAACGGGCGGGAAGTTTTGGCTGACCGAGATGCCGGTTCCATCGGGGACCGAAGTTCGCCGCGACATGTGGCTCCGCAATCTCTATCGCTACTCTGGCGCCACCGCCGAAGAGCAGTTGGACGTCACGCGATCCGGCGTCGTGGGGAAACGCATTCTGTTGGCTCGCGATGGTGAGCAAACCGACCCTGTGATGGAAGTCTTTGAACTCTCGGATCGGCTGGTCATCGTCTCGGTTCAACCCGCAACGACCGCGCTCGCCGAAGCCTTTTTTGCTTCGCTGACCCTGCCGAGCGGTTCGGATAAGAGCGACGGAGTTCCAGCGGAACAAGGGATCGCCGCAGCGCCGGCGTCCGCGAATCCATCGGATGGCAGTTCAACGCCGCCGCAATTAACTGGCGACGAAGCGCGGCGGCAGAAGCTGTATCTCGAGTATCGTCGATTTGCCGGCGCCAACAACTCGCGATCGCCGCTGCCGGGAATCAACGCTCGAGACGCCGTCGATAGCTTGTTGGGAAAGGTCAGCGAGAACCAAACCCAGGCGTTTTTGGTCCTGCATGGACTGACGGAAAAGCAATTGGGGGAGATCATTTCGGAGGGGAACAGCAAGAACTGGGCCGATCGTTAG